The DNA window CAGCGACTTGCCCTTGTAGTTATAGGACATGCGCATCGCGATCGGACCGTTCTCGAAGTACAGCGTGGTGCTGTAGGCGTACTTCGGCACCGAGTTGACCTCGATCTCCTTGCCGGCGTTGGTGATCCACTTGGCGCTGTTGAACGGATCGATGTGCGTGTAGCTGGCCAGCGCGCCCATGCCGTTGAACGGCGCAGGCAGGAAGCTGAACGCCTGCTGGTAGGCCAGCTCGTAGCCTTTGAGCGTTTGCTGGCCGGCGTTGGTGTAGCTGCGCAGGGTCATCGCCAGGTTCGGGTCGACACGTCCGCTGGCGTCCTGGAACAGGGGGCCGAGCGCGGTGTCGGGTAGGCCGAGGGAGCCGAAGGTGACCAGCTGGGTGTTGGCGACGGTGGCGTCGGTCAGCTCCTTCTTGAAGTAGGCCGCCGACAGCAGGCTGCCCGGCGAGAAGTACCATTCCAGGCTGGTGTCCAGGTTCTTCGACTGCTGCGGGCGCAGGTTGGGATTGCCCGAGGTGGCGGTGTTGTCAAACTGGTTGGGGATCACGGTTTGCGCGGCGATCACCGACAGCGAGGCGCGCGTGATGGTCTTGCCCCACGAGGCGCGCCACATCAGGTTCTCGGTCAGGTCGAAGGCGCCGCTGACGGCCGGCAGGACATTGCTGTACGAGCCTTGCTCATGGTTCGGCGAGTACGCCAGGCTGGCGCCCTGCTGCTTGAAGTTGTCGATCTTGGTGTCGGTGCCGGAGAAGCGTACACCGGCGTTCAGGCGCAGTTCGCGCTCGCCGATCTTGCCCCGGAAGTCGGACTGCACGAACGCGGTCTTGACATCCTCCTGCGCGGTGAAGCTTTGCGACGGCGTGAAGGCCGATTCGGGATTGTAGGTGTTCGGATCGAACTGCGAGTAGAAGTAGTTGCTGTCCCAGGTGCTCCACGAATGCGGCCAGCCGGCGCCGAAGTCCAGGTTATCGATCGGCAGGTTGCTGGTCATGCCGTTGCGCATGCCGGCCGGGCCGATGCTGTTCAACTTCGCCGTCGCCAGCGAGGTCCCGTTACGTTTGTTGACGCCCTTGGTGGTCGAGACGAAGGTCAGGCCGGCTTTCAGGTGGCCGGTCCATTCGCCGGGCAGGTCGTAGTCCCAGTCGGCGACCACGCGCGCCTGCTTGCCCTTGTCGGTTTCCTTGGTCCAGCCGGTGCTGACGGCGAAACCGCTCCAGTTGTTTGGATCGGTGTAGCTGGTCGGCGACGAGATCGAAGGATAGACATGGTCGCTGCCGTAGTCGATGGTCGATTGCGCGCCGTAGATAAAGCCCGACAACTGGCCGGTCGCGCTGGTGGCGCTGCTCTGGTTCAAACTGGCCTGGCCGGTCAGGGTCAGTTTGTCGCTGACCTTCCAGCTGCCGTTCAAGGCGCCGTAACCGAATTCGGTTTCGTCCTTGGTGTAGCCGGCGCCGGCGTTATAGGTGGTGTTGGCGAAGGTGCCGGTCAACAGATTGGTGGCCGGATCGATTTTCACGTCGACCGGAATCAGGCCGTTGTTGCCGTTGGAACCGGCGGGCAAGGTGCGGTTGGTGGTCCTGGTGCTGCGCACCAGGATGCCGAACAGGGTTTCCTCGCGGGTGTTCTCCAGCTTCGAGTACATCGTGTCGAGACTGAGGTTGAGGGTCGGCGTCTTCCACTGCAGCGACGACACCAGGCCGTCGCGGGTGCGCTCGTTCTGCGAGCCGTAGAAACGGTAGATACGCGGCAGCAGGGCCTTGTCGATCTGGTCGCGGGTATAGCCGGACAGGTTGGCGCGCGGATCGTCATAGTCCAGGGCCAGTGCGAAATTGCCTTTCACGGGACTCTGGCTGCCGTTGAAGGAGCTGTTGTAGCCGCCCGTCGCCTCGAAGCCGGAGCGGGTGTTGACGCTGCCCGAGTGCGAGGCGCCGATCAGGAAGCCCAGCTTGTCCCAGGTGTTCGAGTACAGCACGAAGCCGTTCGGATCATGGTGCTTGGAGGCGGTGTTGTAGGTGTCGGTCAGGCCGTAGCGGATGGTGCGCTTCGGATTGTCGAACGGGCGCGGGGTCTGCAGGTCGACCACGCCACCGAGTCCGCCCTCGGTCAGCTCGGCCAGCGGCGATTTGTAGAAGTCGACGCGGCCGAACAGCTCGGACGCGAACACGTCGTAGTTGAAGCCGCGCGCGGCGCTGCCGATGGTCGATGTCGACGTGGTGTTGACCGGCGCGCCGTTCAGGGTGGTGACCGAGTAGTCGGTCGGCAGGCCGCGGATCGAGATGCGCTGGCCTTCGCCGGACGACTCGTCGCGGTTCAGGATCACGCCCGGCACGCGCTGTAGCGATTCGGCGACGTTCGCCTCGGGGAATTTGCCTATGTCCTCGGCGACGATGGAGTCGCGCACGCCGATGGCCTGGGCCTTGAGGTTGAGCGCCTTCTGGAGGCTGGAGCGGAAACCGGTGACGACCACGGTTTCGACTTTGTCCTGGGCGGGGGCGGCGGGGGCGGCCGCAGGGGGAGCTGCTTCGCCGGCGGTGGCCGGGGTTTCCTGTGCAATTACCCCCGGGGTGTACATGGCGGCCAGCGCCAATGCCACCATCGTCTCCAATGTCTTCTTTTTCATTTTTTATCCTCAGTGTTTGATTTCTGGGTCGCCTAAGCCGTCTCTCGCCTGGCAGAGTCAAGACTAGTCATTTAGTAATTACTGAGCAACCTGCGGTGAGAGTTTCATCGACCGCTGGTTAAACGGTTTCCGCAGGGGAAGAATCCCGTGCTTTCCCTCTCAGCGGCGGGATCGGCGGGGAACGGGTGGCTTGACGGACGAGGAGGGAATTGTCATAAAAGTCACAAACAATCACCAAGATGATCATTTCGGCCTGGTGCTATTCCCACTTCGTATAGACGGACGCAATTTTTCTATACGAACTTGTGGAAAAAAACTGACGATTCGGTCACCGCGCTGATTCCGCCCAGATGCCGACGGTGCGCCTGGCCTTAAATTTCAGTCGGCTGTTTGGTGATTTTCACACTTGCGACATTGTTGTGACCACGACAAAATTATCGGCCTGTAATCACAGGAACCGCCCCCATGAAACTGCTTTCAACCCGCTCCGCGTTGACGGTGCTCGCCTTCACCTCATTCTTCACCTTCGCCGCCCATGCCGCGCCCCTCGTCACGCTCGATCGCAGCGGCGCCTGGGTATCGGTGCAGGCGTACGGTCCGAACATCGTCCACGTCTCCATCGCCGCCGACAAGGCCGAGGCGCTCAAGGCGCCCGGCTACGGCATCATCGCCGAACACGCGGACGCCAGCGCCTTCAAGCACACGGCCGGCGCCGACGGCGACACCTTCTCCTCTTCGGCGCTGACGTTGCATGTCAACGCCGCGCCGCCTCCGCGCGTGCCGAGCACCGGCGAGAAGTACTTCGCGCCGCAACTGGCGCCGGTGGGCCTGCAAGTCAAGAACGCCAAGGGCGAGACCATCCTCAGCATGAACGGCTGGGAGATGTCGCCGCAAACGGTCAACACCGAAAAGACCTACCAGGTGGGCGCCTCCTTCGCCGCGCCGGCCGACGAGCATTATTACGGCATGGGCCAGAACCAGGAATCGACCGGCGCGCTGGACCTGCGCGGCCGCACCATCGACTGCGCCCACTGGTACGACGCGCCAGCCGGCGAGACGGTCTGCGTGCCGTTCATGGTCAGCTCCAAGTCTTATGGCATCGTCTGGGACAACCCGTCGGCCACGCGCTTCGTCGCCGGCATCAACGGCCGCACGGTGTTTCAGTCCAAGGTGGGGGAGCGCGTCAGCTTCTTCGTCATCACCGGCGACAAGCCGGAGACGCTGTATTCGGGCTATGCGCGGCTCACCGGTAAAACGCCGATTCCCCCCAAGGCGGCCTTTGGCCTGATTCAGTCCAAGGCGCGGTACGACAGCCAGGACCTGATGCTGAAGGTGGCCAAGACCTACCGCGAGAAGAAGTATCCGCTCGACGTGATGGTGTTGGACTGGTTCTACTGGACCCGCATGGGCCAGATGGACATCAACCCGGCCGAGTTCCCCGACCCGGACGGCATGAACAAGCAACTGCACGACATGGGCATGCAGTCGATCATCTCGATCTGGCCGCGCTACGAGACGTCGGGCCGCTATTTCAACGAGCTCGATGCCAAGGGCTATCTGCTCAAGGACAAGGACGGCAAGACCGTCGACGGCCTGCCGTTCCGCTCCGACCGCACCGGCGGTTTGATCGACGCGACCAATCCGGCGGCGCGCGCGTGGTTCTGGCAAAAGGCGCGCGACAATATCCTCGCGCGCGGCTTCGACTACCCATGGCTGGACGAGACCGAGCCGGACCTGGTGCCGGACGGCTTCTTCTATTCGATCGGATCGGGCGACCGTTACCGCAACCTGTTCCCGCTGCTGCACGTGGAAGGTGTGGCGCAAAACATGCGCGCATGGAAGCCGAACAAGCGTGTGCTGATCCTGTCGCGCGCCGCGTATCTCGGTTCGCAGCGCACCGGCGCGCTGTTCTGGTCATCGGACATCCATCCGAGCTGGGAGGCGCTGGCGCGCCAGATCCCGGCCGGTTTGAATATGACCGCCTCCGGCATCGCCTACTGGGGCAACGACATCGGCGGCTGGCAAGGACTGCCGCCGACCACCACGGCCACCAAGGCGCCGTTGCTCGACCCGTCCGACGCGCGCGAAGTGGTCGGCCAGTATCACGACTATCCGGAGCTGTTCACGCGCTGGTTCCAGTACGGGACCTTCCTGCCGACGTTGCGCGTGCACGGCGACCGCAAAGGCAATGAATTGTGGTCGTTCGGGCGCGCCGCCGAGACCATACTGGCCGACTACGACCGTCTGCGTTATCGCCTGATCCCGTATCTGTACTCGAGCGCCAAGACCACCTACGACACCGGCGCGCCTTTCATGCGGCCGTTGTGGATGGACTTCGCCGGCGACCCGAATGTCGCCAACATCGGCACCGAATACATGTTCGGCCCCGCCTTCCTGGTGGCGCCGGTGACGGAGCAGGGACAGACGCAAAAGGATGTGTATCTGCCGGCGGGCGCCGATTGGTACGACTACTGGACCAACCAGAAATTCAGCGGCGGCCAGTGGGTCAAGGTGGCCGCGCCGATCGAGCGGATACCGGTGTTCGTCAAGGCTGGATCGATCGTGCCGGTTGGCGCGGACATCCAGTCGACGGCGACCAGGCAGGCGATCGCCGCCATCCATGTCTATCCGGGCAAGGACGGGGAGTTCAAGCTGTATGATGACGATGGCGCCAGCTACGACTACGAGAAAGGCAAGGGCGCGACCACCACCACTTTGCGCTGGAACGACGCCGCGCAGAGTTTGAGCGCCAGCGACAAGGCGTTGGCCAAGCTGATGAAGGTCATCGGCAAATAAAATCACGCGCCGGTTTTCTAAAACACGTAGGGCGGATTAGGCGGAACGCCGTAATCGGCCATGGGTGAGCCGTCGACGGCGCATGCATGGCCGATTACGCTACGCTAATCCGCCCTACGTGTTTTATCGAACCGCTTCCGTCCGGATCATCATGTGCAGTCAAGTGCGCAGTCCGGGTAAAACTTGATAAACCTCAAGAGCCAGCCCCGCATAGATCAATACTATTTCTACGCGGCTAGAACATCGATGCCGACCCATCCATAAAACAGGAGGCGTACGATGGTCGCGAGCGCGGGCGAAAAAATAGTTCAACTGGGATCGTATGCGGCGTCGAAGCGGGACAATTCGATCTCCGGCCTGTCGTCGGGCGCCTTCATGACCGTGCAGTTGCACCTGGCCCGTTCGGCCAGTTTTTCGGGCGCGGGCATCATCGCCGGCGGACCGTTCCGCTGCGCCCAGACCTACCGGTCGCGCGAGGTGGTGGCGGCGGAAGACGCCTACATCGAGAACTCGCTGTACATCTGCATGAGTCCGCTCATTCCGCAAACCGCCCCGGACCCGCGACAATTGGCCGACATGACCCGGGACACGGCCAAGGCGGGCCTGATCGACGATGTGGCCAATCTGGCCGACGACCGGCTCTACATTTTCACCGGCAGCCGGGACGAGGTGGTGTATTCCGACGTGGTGGCGAAAACACGCAAGTTCTACGAAATGCTGGGCGTAAAACCGGAGAATATCGCCTACCACGACAATGTGCCGGCGGGCCATTCCATCATCACCAACAACCCGGAGGATTCGGCACTGGCGACCAACCAGCCGCCGTACATCAACAACGGCGGATTCATGCAGTCCCACGATATTCTGCGCCATATTTATGAAGGCCTGGAGCCCCCCGCCGAGCGCCTTGCCGGACAGTTGGTCCGTTTCGACCAGACGGAATTCCTGGGCACGGACGCGCAGTGGACCAGCATGAGCCGTTTCGGCTATGCCTACATCCCGTCGCGGGTCCTGGCCGGCGCCGTGGCCGCGCCGCGCGTGCATATCGCACTGCATGGCTGCAAACAGGGCTACAACTACACCGACTACGTCAACGGCCGTGCGGACACCGCCAACCAGCCGCCGTACGGCAACCGTTACATCGCCAGCACCGGCTACAACCAGATCGCCGAAAGTAACGACATCATCGTGCTCTATCCGCAAGCGGAGGGCACGGACAACGGTGAGATCCAGAATCCCGATGGCTGCTGGGATTGGTGGGGATACAGCAGCAAGGATGCCAAGTCGCTTTACTATTCGCGTGACGCGGTGCAGATCAAGGCCATTCACGCCATGCTCGACCGTTTGTGCGCTTGATGCCACCAGGAGGATGTCATGACCAAATTTCCCGTTTCTGTCGGCTCCAAAACCAGCACCACGCCGGACGTCGCCGCCGAATCGGACGCGCTCGCGTCGGGTGCGCTGACGTCCATTGCCCATGCGCTGACCACGCAAAAGCTGGCGAAGAAATATGCGACGAGCATGGCCAACAACGGCGCCTTGTCGCTGAGCCTGGCGACGCGGTTGTGGGATCCCGAGGTCTGGAGCGAGTCGATGCAATTGCAGGCGGCCATCCTGCGCCGCTTGCAGGCGCAGGGCCAGAATTGGCGCACGGGTTGCACGGTGCTGCTGCAGGACTATGGGCAGCTGCGGCAGGCCAACACCATGTCCAAGCTGCTGGAGAAGCAGTGCAATCTGTCGTCGCAATTCGCCCAGCTGCTGGGCAACCAGGCCACGAATTTCGTCGCGCTGCTGGAAAATATCGATGTCGATTATGGTTATTGGGCGAGCCAGAAGACTTCCGCTCCGCCGGCGGCTTCGTGAGCCACCTGCGCCGGGATCGAGTGCACGAGCCGTGACAAAAACGCCGACTTTGCGTCCTGCTTAAATGTTATACACTAGCCTTAGTGTTTTCCGAGGAGGAGGCAATCATGGGGCTTTCCTTAAAAAAATCAGGTGGGAAAGACAGGCGGGAGGCGCGGGTATCGACGCCCAAAACCGAGGTGGCTCTGCCTTTGGACAGCCGCGCCGTTCGCCGTGCCGCATTAATGAAAATGCGCGACCTTTGGAACGATACAGGCGCCAAATCGGCTGATGGTGTTGAGTATCAAAAAACGATGCGCGCCGAATGGCGATAGTACTTTTTGGCACAAATACAGGGCACTTCAAGTGCTAGCTTCGGATGTGGGAGGACTTCGGCAAGTAGCTGCGCGCGCGGCCCTATTTACTCCAGGGGCGGTTTGACGTTGACGACTTTGCCGTCCTTCATCTCATATGGAATGTGACATTCCCCGGCGCCGCCAAAGTCTTCGGGATTGCGCGTGATTACGACGCGACCCTCGGACAGTGCCGTCGCTCGTATGATGCAGTCAGGCAGTTTTTTGCCTGATGTCTTGCGCAACTGGGACGCGAGCCGCATGATCGCATCATTCGTATGGATGATCTTGACTCTCATTAACAGCAGCCGTAGGTCGAAGAGGGCGATAGCTGGGACGTCGAGCTTTACGGTTGCCTCCATCCAGGTGATGACGCTGATCGCGGCGTCGTCATAGGCGGCCAGCTCCGCAGTTGCTTCGTCAATGCCGAGCGTCTGGTCGATTACGATATTGCTATCAAAAAGTACGCTTACCATTCCGCGCGCAGTTGCTGCTCGTAGACTAAGCCGTCCTTCGGCTTTCCTTCCTCGCCGGCCCAGAGCGGCCCGCCCTGATTCAGTATGGCGAGACGCGCTGCGCGGCGCTCCTCTAGGGTGCCCTCGATCGGGAGGAGCTTCGACAATGCGGCATCCAGATGGTCTGTTCGAGTGGCCCACGCCGTCAGAGAGTTCCAGGCGGAGATCTCCCTCAATATTTTGTCCGCAGATGATTGCTCCAACACGCCGGTCGCCTGTTTGACCATCTCAAGAAGGCGGGCCGTTTGTTTCAGCTGCGTGTTGATAATCTCGAGCGGGTCGACGTTTTTCACACGCGCCATCGCTTCGAACGCGGCGAAGTGGCTGTCCTCTATATCCAACGTGATTTTTCGCATGACATACCTCGTGTCGCTATTTCACATAAACGAGTGTAGCGCATATTAGCTGGAAGACCATCATAACCGCAGCGGCAAAGAAAAAGCCGCTGACCCTTTCGGGGCAACGGCTTTCGGAATCTTGGTGGTGATAGGTGGACTTGAACCACCGACCCCAGCATTATGAATGCTGTGCTCTAACCAACTGAGCTATATCACCTGCAACGCCCAGCATTATCGGGGTTGGGCTTTGGACTGTCAAGGGTGGTCCAAAGATTTTTCTAAAAAAGTGCGTGCAAGCGCGTGGCTGTCGCTAAAACGTTAGCATATTGGTATCCTGACGCTAGGACTATCAGCATATAACGGAATGGAGATGGTATGGCCACCAATATTTTTGTGAATTTGCCTGTGCGCGACTTGCCGAAATCGGTGCAGTTCTTTACCCACCTGGGCTATTCGTTCAACCAGCATTACACGGACGAGGGCGCCACTTGCATGATCGTCGCCGAGAATATCTTCGTCATGCTGCTGACCGAGGAGCGCTTCAAGACTTTCACGCCGAAGCCGCTGAGCGACGCGCGCACCTCGACCGAGGTGCTGGTGTGCCTGCAGGTCGAGTCGCGCGAGCAGGTGACGGCGCTGGTCAACAAGGCGATCGAGGCCGGCGGCAGTGCGTACAAGGACCCGCAGGATCACGGTTTCATGTACGGCCACGGCTTCCAGGACCTCGATGGCCATCTGTGGGAAATCATTTATATGGATTCGGCGCCGCCGACCACCTGAAAGGCCTGATGGCCTATCCCAGCTTTTCGGCGATCCGCGCCAGCATGGCGCCGGCCGGATCGGGCGCCAGGCAGTCCAGCGCCACGCGCTCCGGCATGGAGCGCAACCACGTCAACTGGCGCTTGGCCAGCTGGCGGGTGGCGATGATGCCCGTCTCGCGCATGCTCGCGTAGTCGATTGTCCCGTCCAGATACTCCCACGCTTGCCGGTAGCCGACACAGCGCATCGACGGCAGTCCCGGATGCAGGTCGCCGCGCCGCCGCAGTACTTCAACTTCCGTGATCAGATTACCGTCTTCCGATTCTTCCAGCATGATGTCGAAGCGGCGCGCGATGCGCTGATGGAGCACCGCGCGGTCCGACGGCTCCAGCGCGAACGACAGCAGCTCGAACGGCAGTTCCGTCTTCTCCCGCAGCGCCAGCAGCTCGGACATCGGTTTGCCGCTCAGGGCGCAGATCTCCAGCGCGCGCTGGATGCGCTGGGCGTCGTTGGGCGCCAGCCGCGCCGCCGTCTCCGGGTCGAGTATCGCCAACTTCGCATGCATCGCCGGCCAGCCGATGCGCGCGGCTTCTTCTTCCAGTTCCACGCGCAGGGCCGGATCGGCGCCAGGCAGGTCGTCCAGGCCATCGGCCAGCCCTTTGAAGTACAGCATGGTGCCGCCGACCAGCAAGGGCAGGTTGCCGCGTGCGACGATCTGGTCGACCAGCCGCAGGGTATCGGTGCGGAACTGCGCCACCGAATACGAATCGAGCGGGTCGAGGATGTCGATGAGGTGATGCGGCGCGGCCGCGCGCTCCTCGCGCGTGGGCTTGGCGGTGCCGATGTCCATGCCGCGATACACCAGCGCCGAATCGACGGAGATGATCTCGGACGGGATGCGCTGCGCGATCGCCAGCGCCGACGCGGTTTTGCCGGACGCCGTCGGTCCCATGATGGCCACCGCCAGCGGCTTTGAAACAGGTGCGTTCATGTTATTGGCCGCGCAGGAAAAGCTTGTCGAGCGCGCCGATTTCCACCTGCACCCAGGTCGGGCGGCCGTGGTTGCACTGGTCGGCGCGTTCGGTGGTCTCCATCTGGCGCAGCAGGGCGTTCATTTCCTGCGTCGACAGGATGCGGTTGGCGCGCACCGCCGTGTGGCAGGCGAGGGTGCCGAGCAGTTCGTTCTGGCGCTCGATCAGCACTCGCGAGCCGCCGAATTCGCGCACGTCGCGCAGCACGTCGCGCGCCAGGGTCTGGGCATCGGCATTCTTCAGCAGCACCGGCACCGAGCGCACCGCCAGCGTGGTCGGCGACAGCGCGGCGATGTCGAAGCCCAGCGCCTGCAAAGTCTCCTGGTGTTCCTGGGCGGTGCCCACTTCCACCGCGTCGGCGTAGAAGGTGACGGGGATCAGCAGGGGCTGCACCTGCATCTCCTCGCCGGCGACGCGGCTTTCCAGCGCGGTCTTCAACTGTTCGTACAGGATGCGTTCGTGCGCGGCGTGCATGTCGACCAGCACCAGGCCCTTGGTGTTCTGCGCCAGGATGTAAATGCCGTGCAGCTGCGCCAGTGCGAAGCCGAGCGGGAACTCCTCCTGCGCCATCGCGGCGGCAGACACGGTGAACGGGCTGGCCTGCGGCAGCGCCATATCCGCTTCGGCGCGGTAGCCGTCGATGCGGCCGGCGCCGCCGAACAACGCGCCGTACTTTTCGGTGCTCTGGGCGACGCCGCCGTCGTTGCCGCCGAAGCGCGGCGCGCCGAAGCCGCCGCCGGCGCTGAAACCACCGGAACCGTTGCCGCCGATGCCGCCGGCATCACCGTTGCGCGATCCGAACGGCGACGGCGAGAACGTCGGCGAATAATTCGGATCCAGAAGCGCGGGCCCCAGCAGTGGTCCGAACGAGGTTTGCTCGCCGCGCCAGGTCGCACTGCCCAGACTTTCGGCGGCGGGCAGCGGTGACGGCACGCTGCCGTGCGACGTCGCCGATGTCGACGCCAGCGCGCGCTGCACCGCGTGGAAGACGAATTGGTGCACCGCGCGGCTGTCGCGGAAGCGCACCTCGATCTTGGACGGGTGGACGTTGACGTCGACCAGCGCCGGATCGAGTTCGAGCGCCAGCACATACGAGGGGAAGCGGTCGCCGTGCAGCACGTCCTGGTAGGCGGCTTTGACCGCGTGCACCAAGACCTTGTCGCGTACGAAGCGCCCGTTCACGTAGAAGAACTGGCCGTCGGCGCGCGCCTTGGAGGCGGTCGGCAGGCCGGCGTAGCCGTGCAGGCGCAGCGCGCCGCCCCTCTCGTCGATCGGCAGGCGCGCCTCGGCGAAGCCGTCGCCGAGGATATGGGCGCTGCGCTTGGCCATTTCGCTGACGTTCCAGTGGTCGATGGTGCGGCCGTTGTGACTGAGCGAGAACGACACGTCGGGCCGCGCCAGCGCGATGCGGCGCACGACTTCGGCGCAGTGGCCGAATTCGGTCTGTTCGGATTTGAGGAACTTGCGGCGCGCGGGCGTGTTGAAGTACAGGTCCTGCACGTCGATGGTGGTGCCCAGGGCGCCGGACGACGGCGACACGGTGCCGTTGTGCGAGCCGACGATTTCCCACGCGTGCGCGGCGTCGGCGGTGCGCGAAGTCAGGGTGACGGCGGCCACCGAGGCGATCGAGGCTAGAGCCTCGCCCCGGAAGCCCAGCGTGCCCACGTTTTCCAGGTCGTTCAGGGAGGCGATCTTCGAGGTCGCGTGCCGGGCCAGCGCCAGCGGCATCTGCTCGGGCGGGATGCCGCGCCCATTGTCGGTGATGGCGATGCGTTTGACGCCGCCTTCCTCCAGCCGCACGGTGATCTGCGTGGCGCCGGCGTCGAGCGCGTTTTCCAGCAGCTCCTTGACGACGGCGGACGGCCGCTCGACCACCTCGCCGGCGGCGATTTGCGAAATCAGCTGGTCGGGCAGGGCCTGGATCGGGCGGGGAGCTGCGGGGGAGAGGGTTTGGGTGTCTGGCGCGTTCATCGCAGGGATTATAACGCCGGGCGCTCGCGCACCGGTATCGGCGCGTTGCACAGCTCAACGTAGTTGGGCGAGAACTTGTTCCATGGCCCGCCGCGATTGCGCTGCGCCTCGATCACCCGCTTGTAGATCGGCGCCTCGCTGCGCATCACTTCCAGGTTGCTGCGCTCCGCCTCCGGCACGTCGGCCGCCAGACGCACCGATTTGATCGGCGTTCTGGCCTCGTTCGCACCATAGAAGCCCATCGCCTCGCCGCCGCGCGGCTGCGTCGCCAGCAGCGCCATGCCCGATACGACCCGTCCGATGACCGTCACGTTGCGGTCCAGGTGACGCGGTGCGTGGCCGTTGACCGCGTACAGCTCGGCGCCCGTGCCGCTGTCGGTGTCGTTGTCGCGGCCGATGCCGACCATGCCGTAGCAGTGCGCGAGCCAGGTGGTTTTGGTCTTCGGATCGCGTCCGACCGGGAAGCCGTTGGAGTGGCCGATTTGCGGCGCGTAGCCGTCAAAGTCCATCTGGCGCACAAAATGCTTATCGTTGGACATGGGGACGGTGAACTCCGCCGTCACCTTGGCTTTGGCGCTGCCGAGCGGCTTGGGTTTGGTTTCGGCGTCCGGATCGCCCCACTGGGCCACATAGTTGTCCTGCGAGCGCAGCACGGCCAAGCCGTCGAAGTACTTTTCGTTGACCAGGGTCTTGAGGTTGGCGATGCTCTGGGGCGCGAAGTCGGGCGCCAGTTCGATCACTACGCGTCCGGCCGGCAGTTCCATGTACAGCGTGTTGTTCGGGTCCAGCGGACGCCAGTCGGCCGGTTGGGATTGTTTGACCAGATCGCCGGCGCTTGGCCGGACCGGCAGGTCGGCGGCCGAGGCCGCGGCGGCAAGCGCGCTGAGCGGGACTATATAAGTACAACTACGTAGAAAATCGGTCAGGGACATCCGTAATCTCCTTGGTTGGACGTATCCGCTTGCTGCGGGTACGCGGACGATTGTAAACTGGTTAAGATGACCTGGAAACTTCGAGTTTTCAAGGCATTGTGGTGTATGATTCCGGCGCACACTTTATGGGAAGAATATGGATTTTATGCAATTCTTCGACATGATCCTTCATGTCGACAAAACATTGGAAGTGATCATTCAACAATACGGCACCTTGGTTTACGCGGTGCTGTTTGCCATTATTTTCTGCGAAACCGGGCTGGTGGTGCTGTTTTTCTTCCCAGGTGACACGCTGTTGTTTATCGCCGGCGCGCTGTGCGCGGTGGGCGAGATGCATCTCGGGCTGTTGATGTTCCTGCTGATCACAGCGGCGATCACCGGCAACACGCTCAACTACTGGATAGGCGAGGCCATCGGTCAGAAAGTCTTCACCCACGATTACCGCTGGCTCAACAAGGATG is part of the Oxalobacteraceae bacterium OTU3CAMAD1 genome and encodes:
- a CDS encoding VOC family protein, giving the protein MATNIFVNLPVRDLPKSVQFFTHLGYSFNQHYTDEGATCMIVAENIFVMLLTEERFKTFTPKPLSDARTSTEVLVCLQVESREQVTALVNKAIEAGGSAYKDPQDHGFMYGHGFQDLDGHLWEIIYMDSAPPTT
- the miaA gene encoding tRNA (adenosine(37)-N6)-dimethylallyltransferase MiaA, coding for MNAPVSKPLAVAIMGPTASGKTASALAIAQRIPSEIISVDSALVYRGMDIGTAKPTREERAAAPHHLIDILDPLDSYSVAQFRTDTLRLVDQIVARGNLPLLVGGTMLYFKGLADGLDDLPGADPALRVELEEEAARIGWPAMHAKLAILDPETAARLAPNDAQRIQRALEICALSGKPMSELLALREKTELPFELLSFALEPSDRAVLHQRIARRFDIMLEESEDGNLITEVEVLRRRGDLHPGLPSMRCVGYRQAWEYLDGTIDYASMRETGIIATRQLAKRQLTWLRSMPERVALDCLAPDPAGAMLARIAEKLG
- the mutL gene encoding DNA mismatch repair endonuclease MutL — its product is MNAPDTQTLSPAAPRPIQALPDQLISQIAAGEVVERPSAVVKELLENALDAGATQITVRLEEGGVKRIAITDNGRGIPPEQMPLALARHATSKIASLNDLENVGTLGFRGEALASIASVAAVTLTSRTADAAHAWEIVGSHNGTVSPSSGALGTTIDVQDLYFNTPARRKFLKSEQTEFGHCAEVVRRIALARPDVSFSLSHNGRTIDHWNVSEMAKRSAHILGDGFAEARLPIDERGGALRLHGYAGLPTASKARADGQFFYVNGRFVRDKVLVHAVKAAYQDVLHGDRFPSYVLALELDPALVDVNVHPSKIEVRFRDSRAVHQFVFHAVQRALASTSATSHGSVPSPLPAAESLGSATWRGEQTSFGPLLGPALLDPNYSPTFSPSPFGSRNGDAGGIGGNGSGGFSAGGGFGAPRFGGNDGGVAQSTEKYGALFGGAGRIDGYRAEADMALPQASPFTVSAAAMAQEEFPLGFALAQLHGIYILAQNTKGLVLVDMHAAHERILYEQLKTALESRVAGEEMQVQPLLIPVTFYADAVEVGTAQEHQETLQALGFDIAALSPTTLAVRSVPVLLKNADAQTLARDVLRDVREFGGSRVLIERQNELLGTLACHTAVRANRILSTQEMNALLRQMETTERADQCNHGRPTWVQVEIGALDKLFLRGQ
- a CDS encoding peptidylprolyl isomerase gives rise to the protein MSLTDFLRSCTYIVPLSALAAAASAADLPVRPSAGDLVKQSQPADWRPLDPNNTLYMELPAGRVVIELAPDFAPQSIANLKTLVNEKYFDGLAVLRSQDNYVAQWGDPDAETKPKPLGSAKAKVTAEFTVPMSNDKHFVRQMDFDGYAPQIGHSNGFPVGRDPKTKTTWLAHCYGMVGIGRDNDTDSGTGAELYAVNGHAPRHLDRNVTVIGRVVSGMALLATQPRGGEAMGFYGANEARTPIKSVRLAADVPEAERSNLEVMRSEAPIYKRVIEAQRNRGGPWNKFSPNYVELCNAPIPVRERPAL
- a CDS encoding VTT domain-containing protein — its product is MDFMQFFDMILHVDKTLEVIIQQYGTLVYAVLFAIIFCETGLVVLFFFPGDTLLFIAGALCAVGEMHLGLLMFLLITAAITGNTLNYWIGEAIGQKVFTHDYRWLNKDALHKTHEFFEKHGGKTIVLARFVPVVRTFAPFVAGVSDMTHTRFQLYNITGAVLWVVLLTTAGYFFGNIPLVRDHLTEIVMVGVGVAVVPMLLGGAWKLGRRVMGR